One segment of Chlorocebus sabaeus isolate Y175 chromosome 26, mChlSab1.0.hap1, whole genome shotgun sequence DNA contains the following:
- the GLCE gene encoding D-glucuronyl C5-epimerase, which translates to MRCLAARVNYKTLIIICALFTLVTVLLWNKCSSDKAIQFPRRLSSGFRVDGLEKRAAASESNNYMNHVAKQQSEEAFPQEQQKAPPVVGGFNSNVGSKVLGLKYEEIDCLINDEHTIKGRREGNEVFLPFTWVEKYFDVYGKVVQYDGYDRFEFSHSYSKVYAQRAPYHPDGVFMSFEGYNVEVRDRVKCISGVEGVPLSTQWGPQGYFYPIQIAQYGLSHYSKNLTEKPPHIEVYETAEDRDKNNKPNDWTVPKGCFMANVADKSRFTNVKQFIAPETSEGVSLQLGNTKDFIISFDLKFLTNGSVSVVLETTEKNQLFTIHYVSNAQLIAFKERDIYYGIGPRTSWSTVTRDLVTDLRKGVGLSNTKAVKPTKIMPKKVVRLIAKGKGFLDNITISTTAHMAAFFAASDWLVRNQDEKGGWPIMVTRKLGEGFKSLEPGWYSAMAQGQAISTLVRAYLLTKDHIFLNSALRATAPYKFLSEQHGVKAVFMNKHDWYEEYPTTPSSFVLNGFMYSLIGLYDLKETAGEKLGKEARSLYERGMESLKAMLPLYDTGSGTIYDLRHFMLGIAPNLARWDYHTTHINQLQLLSTIDESPIFKEFVKRWKSYLKGSRAKHN; encoded by the exons ATGCGTTGCTTGGCAGCTCGGGTCAACTATAAGACTTTGATTATTATCTGCGCACTCTTCACTTTGGTCACAGTACTTTTGTGGAATAAGTGTTCCAGTGACAAAGCAATCCAGTTTCCACGGCGTTTGAGTAGCGGCTTCAGAGTGGATGGATTAGAAAAAAGAGCAGCAGCATCTGAGAGTAACAACTATATGAACCACGTGGCCAAACAACAGTCTGAGGAAGCATTCCCTCAGGAACAGCAGAAAGCTCCCCCTGTTGTTGGGGGCTTCAATAGCAATGTGGGAAGTAAGGTGTTAGGGCTCAAATATGAAGAAATTGACTGTCTCATAAATGATGAACACACAATTAAAGGGAGACGAGAGGGGAACGAAGTCTTTCTTCCATTCACTTGGGTTGAGAAATATTTTGATGTTTATGGAAAGGTGGTTCAGTATGATGGCTATGATCGGTTTGAATTCTCTCATAGCTATTCCAAAGTCTATGCACAGAGAGCCCCCTATCACCCCGATGGTGTGTTTATGTCTTTTGAAGGCTACAATGTGGAAGTCCGAGACAGAGTCAAGTGCATAAGTGGGGTTGAAG GTGTGCCATTATCTACACAATGGGGACCTCAAGGCTATTTCTATCCAATCCAGATTGCACAGTATGGGTTAAGTCATTACAGCAAGAATCTAACTGAGAAACCTCCTCACATAGAGGTATATGAAACAGCAGAAGACAGAGACAAAAACAACAAGCCTAATGACTGGACTGTGCCAAAGGGCTGCTTTATGGCTAATGTGGCTGATAAGTCTAGATTCACCAATGTCAAACAGTTTATTGCACCAG AAACCAGTGAAGGTGTATCCTTGCAACTGGGAAACACgaaagattttattatttcattcgaCCTCAAGTTCTTGACAAATGGAAGCGTGTCCGTGGTTCTAGAGACCACAGAAAAGAATCAGCTCTTCACTATACATTATGTCTCAAATGCTCAGCTAATTGCTTTTAAAGAAAGAGATATATACTATGGCATTGGGCCCAGAACTTCATGGAGCACAGTTACCAGGGACCTGGTCACTGACCTCAGGAAAGGAGTGGGTCTTTCAAACACAAAAGCTGTCAAGCCAACCAAAATAATGCCCAAGAAGGTGGTTAGGTTGATTGCAAAAGGTAAGGGATTCCTCGACAACATTACCATCTCTACCACAGCCCACATGGCTGCATTTTTTGCTGCTAGTGATTGGCTAGTAAGGAACCAGGATGAGAAAGGTGGCTGGCCAATTATGGTGACCCGTAAGTTAGGGGAAGGGTTCAAGTCTTTAGAGCCAGGATGGTATTCTGCCATGGCGCAAGGGCAAGCCATTTCTACATTAGTCAGGGCCTATCTGTTAACAAAAGACCATATATTCCTCAATTCAGCTTTAAGGGCAACAGCCCCTTATAAGTTTCTATCTGAGCAGCATGGAGTTAAAGCTGTGTTTATGAATAAACATGACTGGTATGAAGAATATCCAACCACACCTagctcttttgttttaaatggctTTATGTATTCTTTAATTGGGCTGTATGACTTAAAAGAAACTGCAGGGGAAAAACTCGGAAAAGAAGCAAGGTCCTTGTATGAGCGTGGCATGGAATCTCTCAAAGCCATGCTGCCCTTGTATGACACTGGCTCAGGAACCATCTATGACCTCCGTCACTTCATGCTTGGCATCGCTCCTAACCTGGCTCGCTGGGACTATCATACCACCCACATCAATCAGTTGCAGCTACTCAGTACCATTGATGAGTCCCCGATCTTCAAAGAATTTGTCAAGAGGTGGAAAAGCTACCTTAAAGGCAGCAGGGCAAAGCACAACTAG